One genomic region from Branchiostoma lanceolatum isolate klBraLanc5 chromosome 7, klBraLanc5.hap2, whole genome shotgun sequence encodes:
- the LOC136439082 gene encoding enolase-phosphatase E1-like isoform X12 — translation MADSVTEAVAVAPAGEPGEVSAIGKKDVRVKRPQVPADAAGGSPVVTVVKDTNESTSTAKITVTTSYTVRDRVSTQAPSSTSVEQKQIADEVVVQDIAEEAATAVDVTDKVAPAVQVAKTEVRKAEVVAEVVQEDVATVSEVAVEEVNTAQEVETVPKAEEIIKVAPAAQLVSTSSSAVQVAKTVCSQVVADPIIQEEDVVSEVAVEQVSTAQEDTHQEAAVETVSKAKEVVHAEKEAPKAEDEDIAPAKATEPEKKPPVVEEPAAVATEPATVATEPAAVATEPAAVATEPAAVATEPAAVATEPVAVATEPVAEVKEPAKEEAVTETGEPEKILEVAEEAAPAADEDKEKKPTVAAKTEWTEEQVKEWSQEGYVPMVNNMFLPSTMRVLPSPLFYIGVGVLTALVFYLTESPIMALMTLVFILVLILLARLFYLYRLHVWCAEESAGQKKSE, via the exons ATGGCAGACTCCGTGACAGAAGCCGTTGCAGTTGCGCCCGCGGGGGAGCCTGGGGAGGTGTCAGCTATTGGGAAGAAGGATGTTCGAGTGAAACGACCTCAG GTCCCTGCCGACGCCGCAGGAGGATCGCCCGTAGTGACCGTCGTGAAAGATACCAACGAATCAACCTCGACCGCCAAGATAACG GTAACGACGAGTTACACAGTCCGCGACCGTGTCAGTACCCAGGCTCCATCGTCCACCAGCGTTGAACAAAAG CAGATAGCTGATGAGGTTGTCGTCCAAGACATAGCCGAGGAGGCAGCTACCGCGGTAGATGTGACTGACAAG GTCGCACCAGCAGTTCAGGTTGCCAAGACCGAAGTACGGAAGGCAGAAGTTGTAGCCGAGGTTGTCCAAGAAGACGTTGCTACTGTCTCGGAGGTTGCTGTTGAGGAGGTAAACACGGCTCAAGAAGTTGAGACGGTTCCCAAGGCTGAAGAAAttataaag GTCGCACCAGCTGCTCAGCTTGTCAGCACCAGCAGTTCAGCAGTTCAGGTTGCCAAGACCGTATGTAGCCAAGTTGTAGCCGATCCGATTATCCAAGAAGAAGACGTAGTCTCAGAGGTTGCTGTTGAGCAGGTAAGCACGGCTCAAGAAGATACACACCAAGAGGCTGCTGTTGAAACGGTCTCCAAGGCTAAAGAAGTTGTACACGCAGAAAAAGAAGCACCAAAGGCCGAGGATGAAGACATCGCGCCAGCCAAGGCGACTGAGCCCGAGAAAAAGCCACCAGTGGTTGAAGAACCAGCGGCGGTAGCTACAGAACCAGCGACGGTAGCTACAGAACCAGCGGCGGTAGCTACAGAACCAGCGGCGGTAGCTACAGAACCAGCGGCGGTAGCTACAGAACCAGCGGCGGTAGCTACAGAACCAGTGGCGGTAGCTACAGAACCAGTGGCAGAAGTTAAGGAGCCTGCGAAGGAAGAGGCGGTGACAGAGACTGGGGAACCAGAGAAGATCCTTGAGGTGGCGGAGGAGGCAGCACCAGCGGCTGACGAGGATAAAGAAAAGAAGCCAACTGTCGCTGCCAAGACGGAGTGGACCGAGGAGCAGGTGAAGGAATGGTCTCAAGAAGGCTACGTTCCCATGGTCAACAACATGTTTCTTCCGTCGACGATGCGCGTTCTGCCTAGCCCTCTATTCTATATTGGTGTGGGGGTTTTGACAGCCCTCGTTTTCTACCTGACAGAATCCCCCATCATGGCCCTCATGACGCTCGTCTTCATTCTTGTTCTCATTCTTCTCGCCCGGCTCTTCTATCTGTACAGGCTCCACGTGTGGTGCGCGGAGGAGTCGGCCGGTCAGAAAAAATCCGAGTAG
- the LOC136439082 gene encoding enolase-phosphatase E1-like isoform X10, translated as MADSVTEAVAVAPAGEPGEVSAIGKKDVRVKRPQENNIHIGAPTPAVLPRDVLAFLEVAMPGTVPADAAGGSPVVTVVKDTNESTSTAKITVTTSYTVRDRVSTQAPSSTSVEQKQIADEVVVQDIAEEAATAVDVTDKVAPAVQVAKTEVRKAEVVAEVVQEDVATVSEVAVEEVNTAQEVETVPKAEEIIKVAPAAQLVSTSSSAVQVAKTVCSQVVADPIIQEEDVVSEVAVEQVSTAQEDTHQEAAVETVSKAKEVVHAEKEAPKAEDEDIAPAKATEPEKKPPVVEEPAAVATEPATVATEPAAVATEPAAVATEPAAVATEPAAVATEPVAVATEPVAEVKEPAKEEAVTETGEPEKILEVAEEAAPAADEDKEKKPTVAAKTEWTEEQVKEWSQEGYVPMVNNMFLPSTMRVLPSPLFYIGVGVLTALVFYLTESPIMALMTLVFILVLILLARLFYLYRLHVWCAEESAGQKKSE; from the exons ATGGCAGACTCCGTGACAGAAGCCGTTGCAGTTGCGCCCGCGGGGGAGCCTGGGGAGGTGTCAGCTATTGGGAAGAAGGATGTTCGAGTGAAACGACCTCAG GAAAACAACATTCACATTGGCGCCCCCACACCTGCAGTACTTCCCCGTGACGTATTGGCCTTTCTGGAAGTGGCCATGCCAGGAACG GTCCCTGCCGACGCCGCAGGAGGATCGCCCGTAGTGACCGTCGTGAAAGATACCAACGAATCAACCTCGACCGCCAAGATAACG GTAACGACGAGTTACACAGTCCGCGACCGTGTCAGTACCCAGGCTCCATCGTCCACCAGCGTTGAACAAAAG CAGATAGCTGATGAGGTTGTCGTCCAAGACATAGCCGAGGAGGCAGCTACCGCGGTAGATGTGACTGACAAG GTCGCACCAGCAGTTCAGGTTGCCAAGACCGAAGTACGGAAGGCAGAAGTTGTAGCCGAGGTTGTCCAAGAAGACGTTGCTACTGTCTCGGAGGTTGCTGTTGAGGAGGTAAACACGGCTCAAGAAGTTGAGACGGTTCCCAAGGCTGAAGAAAttataaag GTCGCACCAGCTGCTCAGCTTGTCAGCACCAGCAGTTCAGCAGTTCAGGTTGCCAAGACCGTATGTAGCCAAGTTGTAGCCGATCCGATTATCCAAGAAGAAGACGTAGTCTCAGAGGTTGCTGTTGAGCAGGTAAGCACGGCTCAAGAAGATACACACCAAGAGGCTGCTGTTGAAACGGTCTCCAAGGCTAAAGAAGTTGTACACGCAGAAAAAGAAGCACCAAAGGCCGAGGATGAAGACATCGCGCCAGCCAAGGCGACTGAGCCCGAGAAAAAGCCACCAGTGGTTGAAGAACCAGCGGCGGTAGCTACAGAACCAGCGACGGTAGCTACAGAACCAGCGGCGGTAGCTACAGAACCAGCGGCGGTAGCTACAGAACCAGCGGCGGTAGCTACAGAACCAGCGGCGGTAGCTACAGAACCAGTGGCGGTAGCTACAGAACCAGTGGCAGAAGTTAAGGAGCCTGCGAAGGAAGAGGCGGTGACAGAGACTGGGGAACCAGAGAAGATCCTTGAGGTGGCGGAGGAGGCAGCACCAGCGGCTGACGAGGATAAAGAAAAGAAGCCAACTGTCGCTGCCAAGACGGAGTGGACCGAGGAGCAGGTGAAGGAATGGTCTCAAGAAGGCTACGTTCCCATGGTCAACAACATGTTTCTTCCGTCGACGATGCGCGTTCTGCCTAGCCCTCTATTCTATATTGGTGTGGGGGTTTTGACAGCCCTCGTTTTCTACCTGACAGAATCCCCCATCATGGCCCTCATGACGCTCGTCTTCATTCTTGTTCTCATTCTTCTCGCCCGGCTCTTCTATCTGTACAGGCTCCACGTGTGGTGCGCGGAGGAGTCGGCCGGTCAGAAAAAATCCGAGTAG
- the LOC136439082 gene encoding calphotin-like isoform X5, whose product MADSVTEAVAVAPAGEPGEVSAIGKKDVRVKRPQENNIHIGAPTPAVLPRDVLAFLEVAMPGTVPADAAGGSPVVTVVKDTNESTSTAKITEAAVHIKEPVTKPGISSVGLSPEVLSFLDLTLSGVAEPEIPEEASQAAPVTPDSREPHDVITANLSHYVTTSYTVRDRVSTQAPSSTSVEQKQIADEVVVQDIAEEAATAVDVTDKVAPAVQVAKTEVRKAEVVAEVVQEDVATVSEVAVEEVNTAQEVETVPKAEEIIKVAPAAQLVSTSSSAVQVAKTVCSQVVADPIIQEEDVVSEVAVEQVSTAQEDTHQEAAVETVSKAKEVVHAEKEAPKAEDEDIAPAKATEPEKKPPVVEEPAAVATEPATVATEPAAVATEPAAVATEPAAVATEPAAVATEPVAVATEPVAEVKEPAKEEAVTETGEPEKILEVAEEAAPAADEDKEKKPTVAAKTEWTEEQVKEWSQEGYVPMVNNMFLPSTMRVLPSPLFYIGVGVLTALVFYLTESPIMALMTLVFILVLILLARLFYLYRLHVWCAEESAGQKKSE is encoded by the exons ATGGCAGACTCCGTGACAGAAGCCGTTGCAGTTGCGCCCGCGGGGGAGCCTGGGGAGGTGTCAGCTATTGGGAAGAAGGATGTTCGAGTGAAACGACCTCAG GAAAACAACATTCACATTGGCGCCCCCACACCTGCAGTACTTCCCCGTGACGTATTGGCCTTTCTGGAAGTGGCCATGCCAGGAACG GTCCCTGCCGACGCCGCAGGAGGATCGCCCGTAGTGACCGTCGTGAAAGATACCAACGAATCAACCTCGACCGCCAAGATAACG GAAGCGGCAGTTCATATAAAAGAACCAGTGACAAAACCAGGCATTTCCAGTGTGGGACTGTCTCCGGAAGTGTTGTCCTTCTTGGACTTGACTTTATCAGGGGTG GCGGAACCAGAGATTCCGGAGGAAGCGTCACAAGCAGCGCCCGTCACCCCAGACTCCCGCGAGCCTCATGATGTAATCACAGCGAACCTTTCCCATTAC GTAACGACGAGTTACACAGTCCGCGACCGTGTCAGTACCCAGGCTCCATCGTCCACCAGCGTTGAACAAAAG CAGATAGCTGATGAGGTTGTCGTCCAAGACATAGCCGAGGAGGCAGCTACCGCGGTAGATGTGACTGACAAG GTCGCACCAGCAGTTCAGGTTGCCAAGACCGAAGTACGGAAGGCAGAAGTTGTAGCCGAGGTTGTCCAAGAAGACGTTGCTACTGTCTCGGAGGTTGCTGTTGAGGAGGTAAACACGGCTCAAGAAGTTGAGACGGTTCCCAAGGCTGAAGAAAttataaag GTCGCACCAGCTGCTCAGCTTGTCAGCACCAGCAGTTCAGCAGTTCAGGTTGCCAAGACCGTATGTAGCCAAGTTGTAGCCGATCCGATTATCCAAGAAGAAGACGTAGTCTCAGAGGTTGCTGTTGAGCAGGTAAGCACGGCTCAAGAAGATACACACCAAGAGGCTGCTGTTGAAACGGTCTCCAAGGCTAAAGAAGTTGTACACGCAGAAAAAGAAGCACCAAAGGCCGAGGATGAAGACATCGCGCCAGCCAAGGCGACTGAGCCCGAGAAAAAGCCACCAGTGGTTGAAGAACCAGCGGCGGTAGCTACAGAACCAGCGACGGTAGCTACAGAACCAGCGGCGGTAGCTACAGAACCAGCGGCGGTAGCTACAGAACCAGCGGCGGTAGCTACAGAACCAGCGGCGGTAGCTACAGAACCAGTGGCGGTAGCTACAGAACCAGTGGCAGAAGTTAAGGAGCCTGCGAAGGAAGAGGCGGTGACAGAGACTGGGGAACCAGAGAAGATCCTTGAGGTGGCGGAGGAGGCAGCACCAGCGGCTGACGAGGATAAAGAAAAGAAGCCAACTGTCGCTGCCAAGACGGAGTGGACCGAGGAGCAGGTGAAGGAATGGTCTCAAGAAGGCTACGTTCCCATGGTCAACAACATGTTTCTTCCGTCGACGATGCGCGTTCTGCCTAGCCCTCTATTCTATATTGGTGTGGGGGTTTTGACAGCCCTCGTTTTCTACCTGACAGAATCCCCCATCATGGCCCTCATGACGCTCGTCTTCATTCTTGTTCTCATTCTTCTCGCCCGGCTCTTCTATCTGTACAGGCTCCACGTGTGGTGCGCGGAGGAGTCGGCCGGTCAGAAAAAATCCGAGTAG
- the LOC136439082 gene encoding neurofilament heavy polypeptide-like isoform X2 has protein sequence MADSVTEAVAVAPAGEPGEVSAIGKKDVRVKRPQENNIHIGAPTPAVLPRDVLAFLEVAMPGTVPADAAGGSPVVTVVKDTNESTSTAKITKEPTHTPPPPVVETQVTQKHTSEPQEAAVHIKEPVTKPGISSVGLSPEVLSFLDLTLSGVAEPEIPEEASQAAPVTPDSREPHDVITANLSHYVTTSYTVRDRVSTQAPSSTSVEQKIADEVVVQDIAEEAATAVDVTDKVAPAVQVAKTEVRKAEVVAEVVQEDVATVSEVAVEEVNTAQEVETVPKAEEIIKVAPAAQLVSTSSSAVQVAKTVCSQVVADPIIQEEDVVSEVAVEQVSTAQEDTHQEAAVETVSKAKEVVHAEKEAPKAEDEDIAPAKATEPEKKPPVVEEPAAVATEPATVATEPAAVATEPAAVATEPAAVATEPAAVATEPVAVATEPVAEVKEPAKEEAVTETGEPEKILEVAEEAAPAADEDKEKKPTVAAKTEWTEEQVKEWSQEGYVPMVNNMFLPSTMRVLPSPLFYIGVGVLTALVFYLTESPIMALMTLVFILVLILLARLFYLYRLHVWCAEESAGQKKSE, from the exons ATGGCAGACTCCGTGACAGAAGCCGTTGCAGTTGCGCCCGCGGGGGAGCCTGGGGAGGTGTCAGCTATTGGGAAGAAGGATGTTCGAGTGAAACGACCTCAG GAAAACAACATTCACATTGGCGCCCCCACACCTGCAGTACTTCCCCGTGACGTATTGGCCTTTCTGGAAGTGGCCATGCCAGGAACG GTCCCTGCCGACGCCGCAGGAGGATCGCCCGTAGTGACCGTCGTGAAAGATACCAACGAATCAACCTCGACCGCCAAGATAACG AAAGAACCGACTCacactcctcctcctccagtagTGGAGACTCAggtaacacaaaaacacaccagTGAACCACAG GAAGCGGCAGTTCATATAAAAGAACCAGTGACAAAACCAGGCATTTCCAGTGTGGGACTGTCTCCGGAAGTGTTGTCCTTCTTGGACTTGACTTTATCAGGGGTG GCGGAACCAGAGATTCCGGAGGAAGCGTCACAAGCAGCGCCCGTCACCCCAGACTCCCGCGAGCCTCATGATGTAATCACAGCGAACCTTTCCCATTAC GTAACGACGAGTTACACAGTCCGCGACCGTGTCAGTACCCAGGCTCCATCGTCCACCAGCGTTGAACAAAAG ATAGCTGATGAGGTTGTCGTCCAAGACATAGCCGAGGAGGCAGCTACCGCGGTAGATGTGACTGACAAG GTCGCACCAGCAGTTCAGGTTGCCAAGACCGAAGTACGGAAGGCAGAAGTTGTAGCCGAGGTTGTCCAAGAAGACGTTGCTACTGTCTCGGAGGTTGCTGTTGAGGAGGTAAACACGGCTCAAGAAGTTGAGACGGTTCCCAAGGCTGAAGAAAttataaag GTCGCACCAGCTGCTCAGCTTGTCAGCACCAGCAGTTCAGCAGTTCAGGTTGCCAAGACCGTATGTAGCCAAGTTGTAGCCGATCCGATTATCCAAGAAGAAGACGTAGTCTCAGAGGTTGCTGTTGAGCAGGTAAGCACGGCTCAAGAAGATACACACCAAGAGGCTGCTGTTGAAACGGTCTCCAAGGCTAAAGAAGTTGTACACGCAGAAAAAGAAGCACCAAAGGCCGAGGATGAAGACATCGCGCCAGCCAAGGCGACTGAGCCCGAGAAAAAGCCACCAGTGGTTGAAGAACCAGCGGCGGTAGCTACAGAACCAGCGACGGTAGCTACAGAACCAGCGGCGGTAGCTACAGAACCAGCGGCGGTAGCTACAGAACCAGCGGCGGTAGCTACAGAACCAGCGGCGGTAGCTACAGAACCAGTGGCGGTAGCTACAGAACCAGTGGCAGAAGTTAAGGAGCCTGCGAAGGAAGAGGCGGTGACAGAGACTGGGGAACCAGAGAAGATCCTTGAGGTGGCGGAGGAGGCAGCACCAGCGGCTGACGAGGATAAAGAAAAGAAGCCAACTGTCGCTGCCAAGACGGAGTGGACCGAGGAGCAGGTGAAGGAATGGTCTCAAGAAGGCTACGTTCCCATGGTCAACAACATGTTTCTTCCGTCGACGATGCGCGTTCTGCCTAGCCCTCTATTCTATATTGGTGTGGGGGTTTTGACAGCCCTCGTTTTCTACCTGACAGAATCCCCCATCATGGCCCTCATGACGCTCGTCTTCATTCTTGTTCTCATTCTTCTCGCCCGGCTCTTCTATCTGTACAGGCTCCACGTGTGGTGCGCGGAGGAGTCGGCCGGTCAGAAAAAATCCGAGTAG
- the LOC136439082 gene encoding enolase-phosphatase E1-like isoform X8, with translation MADSVTEAVAVAPAGEPGEVSAIGKKDVRVKRPQENNIHIGAPTPAVLPRDVLAFLEVAMPGTVPADAAGGSPVVTVVKDTNESTSTAKITKEPTHTPPPPVVETQVTQKHTSEPQVTTSYTVRDRVSTQAPSSTSVEQKQIADEVVVQDIAEEAATAVDVTDKVAPAVQVAKTEVRKAEVVAEVVQEDVATVSEVAVEEVNTAQEVETVPKAEEIIKVAPAAQLVSTSSSAVQVAKTVCSQVVADPIIQEEDVVSEVAVEQVSTAQEDTHQEAAVETVSKAKEVVHAEKEAPKAEDEDIAPAKATEPEKKPPVVEEPAAVATEPATVATEPAAVATEPAAVATEPAAVATEPAAVATEPVAVATEPVAEVKEPAKEEAVTETGEPEKILEVAEEAAPAADEDKEKKPTVAAKTEWTEEQVKEWSQEGYVPMVNNMFLPSTMRVLPSPLFYIGVGVLTALVFYLTESPIMALMTLVFILVLILLARLFYLYRLHVWCAEESAGQKKSE, from the exons ATGGCAGACTCCGTGACAGAAGCCGTTGCAGTTGCGCCCGCGGGGGAGCCTGGGGAGGTGTCAGCTATTGGGAAGAAGGATGTTCGAGTGAAACGACCTCAG GAAAACAACATTCACATTGGCGCCCCCACACCTGCAGTACTTCCCCGTGACGTATTGGCCTTTCTGGAAGTGGCCATGCCAGGAACG GTCCCTGCCGACGCCGCAGGAGGATCGCCCGTAGTGACCGTCGTGAAAGATACCAACGAATCAACCTCGACCGCCAAGATAACG AAAGAACCGACTCacactcctcctcctccagtagTGGAGACTCAggtaacacaaaaacacaccagTGAACCACAG GTAACGACGAGTTACACAGTCCGCGACCGTGTCAGTACCCAGGCTCCATCGTCCACCAGCGTTGAACAAAAG CAGATAGCTGATGAGGTTGTCGTCCAAGACATAGCCGAGGAGGCAGCTACCGCGGTAGATGTGACTGACAAG GTCGCACCAGCAGTTCAGGTTGCCAAGACCGAAGTACGGAAGGCAGAAGTTGTAGCCGAGGTTGTCCAAGAAGACGTTGCTACTGTCTCGGAGGTTGCTGTTGAGGAGGTAAACACGGCTCAAGAAGTTGAGACGGTTCCCAAGGCTGAAGAAAttataaag GTCGCACCAGCTGCTCAGCTTGTCAGCACCAGCAGTTCAGCAGTTCAGGTTGCCAAGACCGTATGTAGCCAAGTTGTAGCCGATCCGATTATCCAAGAAGAAGACGTAGTCTCAGAGGTTGCTGTTGAGCAGGTAAGCACGGCTCAAGAAGATACACACCAAGAGGCTGCTGTTGAAACGGTCTCCAAGGCTAAAGAAGTTGTACACGCAGAAAAAGAAGCACCAAAGGCCGAGGATGAAGACATCGCGCCAGCCAAGGCGACTGAGCCCGAGAAAAAGCCACCAGTGGTTGAAGAACCAGCGGCGGTAGCTACAGAACCAGCGACGGTAGCTACAGAACCAGCGGCGGTAGCTACAGAACCAGCGGCGGTAGCTACAGAACCAGCGGCGGTAGCTACAGAACCAGCGGCGGTAGCTACAGAACCAGTGGCGGTAGCTACAGAACCAGTGGCAGAAGTTAAGGAGCCTGCGAAGGAAGAGGCGGTGACAGAGACTGGGGAACCAGAGAAGATCCTTGAGGTGGCGGAGGAGGCAGCACCAGCGGCTGACGAGGATAAAGAAAAGAAGCCAACTGTCGCTGCCAAGACGGAGTGGACCGAGGAGCAGGTGAAGGAATGGTCTCAAGAAGGCTACGTTCCCATGGTCAACAACATGTTTCTTCCGTCGACGATGCGCGTTCTGCCTAGCCCTCTATTCTATATTGGTGTGGGGGTTTTGACAGCCCTCGTTTTCTACCTGACAGAATCCCCCATCATGGCCCTCATGACGCTCGTCTTCATTCTTGTTCTCATTCTTCTCGCCCGGCTCTTCTATCTGTACAGGCTCCACGTGTGGTGCGCGGAGGAGTCGGCCGGTCAGAAAAAATCCGAGTAG
- the LOC136439082 gene encoding calphotin-like isoform X7, with product MADSVTEAVAVAPAGEPGEVSAIGKKDVRVKRPQVPADAAGGSPVVTVVKDTNESTSTAKITEAAVHIKEPVTKPGISSVGLSPEVLSFLDLTLSGVAEPEIPEEASQAAPVTPDSREPHDVITANLSHYVTTSYTVRDRVSTQAPSSTSVEQKQIADEVVVQDIAEEAATAVDVTDKVAPAVQVAKTEVRKAEVVAEVVQEDVATVSEVAVEEVNTAQEVETVPKAEEIIKVAPAAQLVSTSSSAVQVAKTVCSQVVADPIIQEEDVVSEVAVEQVSTAQEDTHQEAAVETVSKAKEVVHAEKEAPKAEDEDIAPAKATEPEKKPPVVEEPAAVATEPATVATEPAAVATEPAAVATEPAAVATEPAAVATEPVAVATEPVAEVKEPAKEEAVTETGEPEKILEVAEEAAPAADEDKEKKPTVAAKTEWTEEQVKEWSQEGYVPMVNNMFLPSTMRVLPSPLFYIGVGVLTALVFYLTESPIMALMTLVFILVLILLARLFYLYRLHVWCAEESAGQKKSE from the exons ATGGCAGACTCCGTGACAGAAGCCGTTGCAGTTGCGCCCGCGGGGGAGCCTGGGGAGGTGTCAGCTATTGGGAAGAAGGATGTTCGAGTGAAACGACCTCAG GTCCCTGCCGACGCCGCAGGAGGATCGCCCGTAGTGACCGTCGTGAAAGATACCAACGAATCAACCTCGACCGCCAAGATAACG GAAGCGGCAGTTCATATAAAAGAACCAGTGACAAAACCAGGCATTTCCAGTGTGGGACTGTCTCCGGAAGTGTTGTCCTTCTTGGACTTGACTTTATCAGGGGTG GCGGAACCAGAGATTCCGGAGGAAGCGTCACAAGCAGCGCCCGTCACCCCAGACTCCCGCGAGCCTCATGATGTAATCACAGCGAACCTTTCCCATTAC GTAACGACGAGTTACACAGTCCGCGACCGTGTCAGTACCCAGGCTCCATCGTCCACCAGCGTTGAACAAAAG CAGATAGCTGATGAGGTTGTCGTCCAAGACATAGCCGAGGAGGCAGCTACCGCGGTAGATGTGACTGACAAG GTCGCACCAGCAGTTCAGGTTGCCAAGACCGAAGTACGGAAGGCAGAAGTTGTAGCCGAGGTTGTCCAAGAAGACGTTGCTACTGTCTCGGAGGTTGCTGTTGAGGAGGTAAACACGGCTCAAGAAGTTGAGACGGTTCCCAAGGCTGAAGAAAttataaag GTCGCACCAGCTGCTCAGCTTGTCAGCACCAGCAGTTCAGCAGTTCAGGTTGCCAAGACCGTATGTAGCCAAGTTGTAGCCGATCCGATTATCCAAGAAGAAGACGTAGTCTCAGAGGTTGCTGTTGAGCAGGTAAGCACGGCTCAAGAAGATACACACCAAGAGGCTGCTGTTGAAACGGTCTCCAAGGCTAAAGAAGTTGTACACGCAGAAAAAGAAGCACCAAAGGCCGAGGATGAAGACATCGCGCCAGCCAAGGCGACTGAGCCCGAGAAAAAGCCACCAGTGGTTGAAGAACCAGCGGCGGTAGCTACAGAACCAGCGACGGTAGCTACAGAACCAGCGGCGGTAGCTACAGAACCAGCGGCGGTAGCTACAGAACCAGCGGCGGTAGCTACAGAACCAGCGGCGGTAGCTACAGAACCAGTGGCGGTAGCTACAGAACCAGTGGCAGAAGTTAAGGAGCCTGCGAAGGAAGAGGCGGTGACAGAGACTGGGGAACCAGAGAAGATCCTTGAGGTGGCGGAGGAGGCAGCACCAGCGGCTGACGAGGATAAAGAAAAGAAGCCAACTGTCGCTGCCAAGACGGAGTGGACCGAGGAGCAGGTGAAGGAATGGTCTCAAGAAGGCTACGTTCCCATGGTCAACAACATGTTTCTTCCGTCGACGATGCGCGTTCTGCCTAGCCCTCTATTCTATATTGGTGTGGGGGTTTTGACAGCCCTCGTTTTCTACCTGACAGAATCCCCCATCATGGCCCTCATGACGCTCGTCTTCATTCTTGTTCTCATTCTTCTCGCCCGGCTCTTCTATCTGTACAGGCTCCACGTGTGGTGCGCGGAGGAGTCGGCCGGTCAGAAAAAATCCGAGTAG